The following are encoded together in the Glycine max cultivar Williams 82 chromosome 8, Glycine_max_v4.0, whole genome shotgun sequence genome:
- the LOC100812800 gene encoding cyclin-dependent kinase G-2 isoform X1, whose product MAASRHGGYRENEFKERESKLEVSRRGFANSKEDYDRVRNGGGGEVVRGGSRDRVRVRQKDIKEREGVNGGGYRSSSSRSDSGSSGLGPRRCGFSVKAVDREPGELSSESGSDDAIESEPGLKGSEVAMLEETRTLSPPVPERKRKFSPIVWDQDDKEVNELSKVRVSASAVKVAALPPPPPLPKVFRQSQSPNAPNSGVEIVPVKNRETEELQLNAASNVTLSSPSGLHSLPPKGKWDNDQEAEHPEGEDYVPTRNISSSRWAAGDNSPVDEGEILNDEEMPKSRWRVSPDLLDGRLRNKLLSPEESKVEGIERARARSSESEERGARGRTSSGDDYPGSEKDDYMEVDVQGGKSETSISHSDTDSEDEDDGRETPEPTAQPQRTFNMLQGCRSVDEFERLNKIDEGTYGVVYRARDKKTGEIVALKKVKMEKEKEGFPLTSLREINILLSFHHPYIVDVKEVVVGSSLDSIFMVMEYMEHDLKGLMEAMKQPFSQSEVKCLMIQLLEGVKYLHDNWVLHRDLKTSNLLLNNRGELKICDFGLARQYGSPLKPYTHLVVTLWYRAPELLLGAKQYSTAIDMWSLGCIMAELLSKEPLFNGRTEFDQLDKIFRILGTPNETIWPGFSKLPGVKVNFVKHQYNLLRKKFPATSFTGSPVLSDSGFDLLNKLLTYDPEKRITAEDALNHEWFREVPLPKSKEFMPTFPAQHAQDRRVRRIYKSPDPLEEQRRKELQQGETGTGGIFG is encoded by the exons ATGGCGGCTAGCAGACATGGCGGTTACCGCGAAAACGAGTTCAAAGAGCGCGAATCAAAGTTAGAAGTTTCCAGACGCGGATTCGCGAATTCGAAAGAGGATTACGATCGTGTTAGGAATGGTGGTGGCGGTGAAGTTGTGAGGGGTGGGTCAAGGGATAGGGTTAGGGTGAGGCAGAAGGATATTAAGGAGAGGGAAGGTGTTAATGGTGGTGGTTATCGATCCTCTTCGAGTAGGAGTGACTCTGGCAGCAGTGGCCTTGGTCCTCGCCGGTGTGGTTTCTCTGTCAAGGCAGTTGATAGAGAGCCTGGTGAGCTTTCCAGTGAGAGTGGTTCTGATGATGCTATTGAATCGGAACCGGGGTTAAAAGGCTCCGAGGTTGCAATGTTGGAAGAAACCAGGACTCTGTCTCCGCCAGTGCCGGAGAGAAAAAGGAAGTTTTCGCCCATAGTGTGGGATCAGGATGACAAGGAAGTCAACGAGCTATCCAAAGTTAGGGTTTCCGCCTCTGCGGTGAAGGTGGCTGCGCTTCCTCCTCCACCTCCGTTGCCTAAGGTGTTCCGTCAGTCACAGTCGCCGAATGCTCCGAATAGTGGAGTTGAAATAGTTCCTGTCAAGAACAGGGAAACTGAGGAACTTCAGTTGAATGCAGCATCTAATGTTACCTTGTCCTCTCCTTCAGGTTTGCATTCATTGCCCCCAAAAGGGAAGTGGGATAATGATCAGGAAGCTGAGCATCCAGAAGGCGAAGATTATGTTCCAACTCGCAATATATCGTCTTCAAGATGGGCAGCTGGAGATAACTCTCCTGTTGATGAGGGTGAGATCCTCAATGATGAGGAAATGCCCAAAAGTAGGTGGAGGGTGTCTCCTGATTTATTGGATGGTAGGCTAAGGAACAAGCTATTGAGCCCTGAGGAATCTAAGGTAGAAGGTATTGAAAGAGCTAGAGCCAGATCATCTGAATCTGAAGAAAGAGGTGCCCGTGGGAGAACTTCCAGTGGTGATGATTACCCCGGGTCAGAGAAGGATGACTACATGGAGGTTGATGTTCAAGGTGGGAAAAGTGAAACCAGTATCAGTCACTCAGACACGGAttctgaagatgaagatgatggcCGGGAGACTCCAGAACCTACTGCTCAACCTCAAAGAACATTCAACATGCTTCAGGGTTGTAGAAGTGTTGATGAGTTTGAGAGACTCAACAAGATAGATGAAGGAACATATGGTGTTGTATATAGGGCTAGGGATAAAAAGACTGGAGAAATTGTAGCATTGAAGAAGGTCAAGatggagaaggaaaaagagggctTCCCACTGACTTCTCTCAGGGAAATAaacattcttctttcttttcaccacCCATACATAGTTGACGTTAAAGAAGTAGTGGTAGGAAGTAGCCTTGATAGTATTTTCATGGTCATGGAATATATGGAACATGACCTTAAAGGACTAATGGAGGCAATGAAGCAACCTTTTAGCCAGAGTGAAGTGAAGTGCTTGATGATCCAGCTTTTAGAAGGTGTGAAGTATCTTCACGACAACTGGGTGCTTCATAGGGATTTGAAGACTTCAAACCTTCTTCTAAATAATAGGGGTGAGctcaaaatttgtgattttggcTTGGCTCGTCAGTATGGGAGTCCTTTAAAGCCATACACACACCTGGTGGTAACTCTTTGGTACAG GGCACCTGAACTTCTTCTGGGGGCAAAACAGTATTCAACAGCCATTGACATGTGGTCTTTAGGTTGTATAATGGCTGAGCTATTGTCTAAGGAACCACTGTTTAATGGGAGAACAGAGTTTGATCAACTTGACAAg ATTTTCCGGATTCTTGGCAcaccaaatgaaacaatttggcCTGGGTTCTCCAAATTACCTGGAGTCAAGGTCAATTTTGTCAAACACCA GTACAATCTCCTGCGTAAAAAGTTTCCTGCCACATCATTCACTGGATCTCCTGTTCTTTCTGATTCTGGATTTGATTTGTTGAACAAGCTTCTAACTTATGACCCTGAGAAG CGGATCACTGCCGAAGATGCTCTAAATCATGAGTGGTTCCGTGAAGTTCCTCTCCCCAAAAGTAAAGAATTCATGCCTACATTTCCTGCTCAACATGCTCAGGACAG GCGTGTGCGGAGAATATACAAGAGTCCGGATCCTTTAGAGGAGCAGCGTCGGAAGGAGTTGCAGCAGGGTGAAACAGGGACTGGTGGGATTTTTGGCTAA
- the LOC100812800 gene encoding cyclin-dependent kinase G-2 isoform X2, with product MAASRHGGYRENEFKERESKLEVSRRGFANSKEDYDRVRNGGGGEVVRGGSRDRVRVRQKDIKEREGVNGGGYRSSSSRSDSGSSGLGPRRCGFSVKAVDREPGELSSESGSDDAIESEPGLKGSEVAMLEETRTLSPPVPERKRKFSPIVWDQDDKEVNELSKVRVSASAVKVAALPPPPPLPKVFRQSQSPNAPNSGVEIVPVKNRETEELQLNAASNVTLSSPSGLHSLPPKGKWDNDQEAEHPEGEDYVPTRNISSSRWAAGDNSPVDEGEILNDEEMPKSRWRVSPDLLDGRLRNKLLSPEESKVEGIERARARSSESEERGARGRTSSGDDYPGSEKDDYMEVDVQGGKSETSISHSDTDSEDEDDGRETPEPTAQPQRTFNMLQGCRSVDEFERLNKIDEGTYGVVYRARDKKTGEIVALKKVKMEKEKEGFPLTSLREINILLSFHHPYIVDVKEVVVGSSLDSIFMVMEYMEHDLKGLMEAMKQPFSQSEVKCLMIQLLEGVKYLHDNWVLHRDLKTSNLLLNNRGELKICDFGLARQYGSPLKPYTHLVVTLWYRAPELLLGAKQYSTAIDMWSLGCIMAELLSKEPLFNGRTEFDQLDKIFRILGTPNETIWPGFSKLPGVKVNFVKHQLFQLWVVLVQSPA from the exons ATGGCGGCTAGCAGACATGGCGGTTACCGCGAAAACGAGTTCAAAGAGCGCGAATCAAAGTTAGAAGTTTCCAGACGCGGATTCGCGAATTCGAAAGAGGATTACGATCGTGTTAGGAATGGTGGTGGCGGTGAAGTTGTGAGGGGTGGGTCAAGGGATAGGGTTAGGGTGAGGCAGAAGGATATTAAGGAGAGGGAAGGTGTTAATGGTGGTGGTTATCGATCCTCTTCGAGTAGGAGTGACTCTGGCAGCAGTGGCCTTGGTCCTCGCCGGTGTGGTTTCTCTGTCAAGGCAGTTGATAGAGAGCCTGGTGAGCTTTCCAGTGAGAGTGGTTCTGATGATGCTATTGAATCGGAACCGGGGTTAAAAGGCTCCGAGGTTGCAATGTTGGAAGAAACCAGGACTCTGTCTCCGCCAGTGCCGGAGAGAAAAAGGAAGTTTTCGCCCATAGTGTGGGATCAGGATGACAAGGAAGTCAACGAGCTATCCAAAGTTAGGGTTTCCGCCTCTGCGGTGAAGGTGGCTGCGCTTCCTCCTCCACCTCCGTTGCCTAAGGTGTTCCGTCAGTCACAGTCGCCGAATGCTCCGAATAGTGGAGTTGAAATAGTTCCTGTCAAGAACAGGGAAACTGAGGAACTTCAGTTGAATGCAGCATCTAATGTTACCTTGTCCTCTCCTTCAGGTTTGCATTCATTGCCCCCAAAAGGGAAGTGGGATAATGATCAGGAAGCTGAGCATCCAGAAGGCGAAGATTATGTTCCAACTCGCAATATATCGTCTTCAAGATGGGCAGCTGGAGATAACTCTCCTGTTGATGAGGGTGAGATCCTCAATGATGAGGAAATGCCCAAAAGTAGGTGGAGGGTGTCTCCTGATTTATTGGATGGTAGGCTAAGGAACAAGCTATTGAGCCCTGAGGAATCTAAGGTAGAAGGTATTGAAAGAGCTAGAGCCAGATCATCTGAATCTGAAGAAAGAGGTGCCCGTGGGAGAACTTCCAGTGGTGATGATTACCCCGGGTCAGAGAAGGATGACTACATGGAGGTTGATGTTCAAGGTGGGAAAAGTGAAACCAGTATCAGTCACTCAGACACGGAttctgaagatgaagatgatggcCGGGAGACTCCAGAACCTACTGCTCAACCTCAAAGAACATTCAACATGCTTCAGGGTTGTAGAAGTGTTGATGAGTTTGAGAGACTCAACAAGATAGATGAAGGAACATATGGTGTTGTATATAGGGCTAGGGATAAAAAGACTGGAGAAATTGTAGCATTGAAGAAGGTCAAGatggagaaggaaaaagagggctTCCCACTGACTTCTCTCAGGGAAATAaacattcttctttcttttcaccacCCATACATAGTTGACGTTAAAGAAGTAGTGGTAGGAAGTAGCCTTGATAGTATTTTCATGGTCATGGAATATATGGAACATGACCTTAAAGGACTAATGGAGGCAATGAAGCAACCTTTTAGCCAGAGTGAAGTGAAGTGCTTGATGATCCAGCTTTTAGAAGGTGTGAAGTATCTTCACGACAACTGGGTGCTTCATAGGGATTTGAAGACTTCAAACCTTCTTCTAAATAATAGGGGTGAGctcaaaatttgtgattttggcTTGGCTCGTCAGTATGGGAGTCCTTTAAAGCCATACACACACCTGGTGGTAACTCTTTGGTACAG GGCACCTGAACTTCTTCTGGGGGCAAAACAGTATTCAACAGCCATTGACATGTGGTCTTTAGGTTGTATAATGGCTGAGCTATTGTCTAAGGAACCACTGTTTAATGGGAGAACAGAGTTTGATCAACTTGACAAg ATTTTCCGGATTCTTGGCAcaccaaatgaaacaatttggcCTGGGTTCTCCAAATTACCTGGAGTCAAGGTCAATTTTGTCAAACACCA GCTTTTCCAACTTTGGGTGGTTCTG GTACAATCTCCTGCGTAA